One stretch of Streptomyces sp. A2-16 DNA includes these proteins:
- a CDS encoding DUF6250 domain-containing protein, with amino-acid sequence MTTTRRAFGALAAGAALAALAPAGTASASPRHRRLIAHDEFRHGLRCWAVELEQGGTVTARHGVLEVDVPAGATIWFRQPLEGPYVLEYTATPVSEGGVNDRVSDLNNFWNAVDVRSPADLFATRRGGALAEYDYLRTYYSGYGANYNTTTRLRRYVGEPGVRPLIRDCTEPLLVANEPNRVRIVSDGPTVQWWNNGRLVFDYTDQEPYTKGHFAFRTTWSHFRISDFRISDFRVWRSQRQHP; translated from the coding sequence ATGACGACCACGCGCAGAGCCTTCGGAGCCCTCGCCGCCGGAGCGGCTCTGGCCGCCCTCGCCCCCGCGGGCACCGCGAGCGCCTCGCCCCGCCACCGGCGCCTCATCGCACACGACGAGTTCCGCCACGGCCTGCGGTGCTGGGCCGTCGAACTGGAGCAGGGCGGCACGGTCACGGCGCGGCACGGAGTCCTGGAGGTCGACGTGCCCGCCGGCGCGACGATCTGGTTCAGGCAGCCGCTCGAGGGGCCGTACGTCCTGGAGTACACCGCCACGCCCGTGTCCGAGGGCGGGGTCAACGACCGGGTGTCCGACCTGAACAACTTCTGGAACGCGGTCGACGTCCGGTCCCCGGCCGACCTGTTCGCCACCCGCCGGGGCGGGGCGCTCGCGGAGTACGACTACCTGAGGACGTACTACTCCGGCTACGGGGCCAACTACAACACCACGACACGGCTGCGCCGATACGTCGGTGAACCCGGAGTGCGGCCGCTGATCCGCGACTGCACCGAGCCGCTGCTCGTCGCGAACGAGCCGAACCGGGTGCGGATCGTCTCCGACGGCCCCACGGTGCAGTGGTGGAACAACGGACGGCTCGTCTTCGACTACACCGACCAGGAGCCTTACACGAAGGGGCACTTCGCGTTCCGGACGACCTGGAGCCACTTCAGGATCAGCGACTTCAGGATCAGCGACTTCAGGGTGTGGCGGTCGCAGCGTCAACATCCCTGA
- a CDS encoding SGNH/GDSL hydrolase family protein — MIGSYVAVGDSFTEGVGDPGPDGAFVGWADRFAVLLADRRPEGDFRYSNLAVRGKLLDQIVEDQLPQAVELAPDLVSFCAGGNDIIRPGTDPDEVAERFERAIARLTEVCGTVMVTTGFDTRGVPVLKHLRGKIATYNGHVRAIADRYGCPVLDLWSLKTVQDRRAWDGDRLHLSPEGHTRVALRAGQVLGLEVPADPDQPWPPLPPRGPLDVRRDDVHWAREYLVPWIGRRLRGESSGDHVTAKGVLSPDDIKSRIASVA; from the coding sequence GTGATCGGGTCGTACGTGGCGGTGGGGGACAGCTTCACCGAGGGCGTCGGCGACCCCGGCCCCGACGGGGCGTTCGTCGGCTGGGCCGACCGGTTCGCGGTGCTTCTCGCGGACCGGCGGCCCGAGGGCGACTTCAGGTACAGCAATCTCGCCGTACGCGGGAAGCTGCTCGACCAGATCGTCGAGGACCAGCTTCCGCAGGCCGTCGAACTGGCACCGGACCTGGTGTCGTTCTGCGCCGGCGGCAACGACATCATCCGGCCCGGCACCGACCCCGACGAGGTCGCCGAGCGCTTCGAGCGGGCGATCGCCCGGCTCACCGAGGTGTGCGGCACGGTCATGGTGACGACCGGCTTCGACACCCGTGGCGTGCCCGTGCTCAAGCATCTGCGCGGCAAGATCGCCACGTACAACGGACATGTGCGGGCCATCGCCGACCGGTACGGATGCCCGGTGCTCGACCTGTGGTCCCTGAAGACCGTCCAGGACCGGCGGGCCTGGGACGGCGACCGGCTGCACCTCTCCCCGGAGGGGCACACGCGCGTGGCGCTCCGCGCGGGACAGGTGCTCGGTCTCGAGGTGCCGGCGGATCCGGACCAGCCCTGGCCGCCGCTTCCCCCTCGTGGCCCGTTGGACGTGCGGCGGGACGACGTGCACTGGGCGCGCGAGTACCTGGTGCCGTGGATCGGGCGCCGGCTCCGGGGGGAGTCCTCCGGGGACCATGTGACGGCCAAGGGCGTGCTGTCGCCGGACGACATCAAGTCGCGGATCGCCTCGGTGGCCTGA
- a CDS encoding TetR/AcrR family transcriptional regulator produces MARVRLTVAERREELLRAAIEQIEARGVAAVRIADVASALGVSNALVLYHFSTKEKLVAAAFTYAAEEDLARLRKLLGRRTDALRRLRSAVRWYAPTGQAKGWRLWIEGWAVALREPALQEVIRDLDRRWKAALAEVIAEGVAAGEFRCPDPQATALRLTALLDGLAVQLTSYAGAVPRSRAQEWVDEALARELGLDGTRSA; encoded by the coding sequence GTGGCGAGAGTGCGGTTGACAGTGGCCGAGCGGCGCGAGGAGCTGCTGCGGGCGGCCATCGAGCAGATCGAGGCGCGGGGCGTGGCGGCCGTCAGGATCGCCGACGTGGCCTCGGCGCTCGGGGTGAGCAACGCCCTGGTGCTCTATCACTTCTCCACGAAGGAGAAGCTGGTCGCCGCCGCGTTCACCTATGCCGCCGAGGAGGACCTGGCCCGGCTGCGCAAGCTCCTCGGCCGCCGCACGGACGCGCTGCGCCGGCTCCGGTCGGCCGTGCGCTGGTACGCCCCGACGGGCCAGGCCAAGGGCTGGCGCCTGTGGATCGAGGGCTGGGCGGTGGCCCTGCGCGAGCCGGCGCTCCAGGAGGTCATCCGTGACCTCGACCGGCGCTGGAAGGCGGCGCTCGCCGAGGTGATCGCCGAGGGCGTGGCAGCGGGAGAGTTCCGCTGTCCGGACCCGCAGGCGACGGCCCTGCGCCTCACCGCGCTGCTCGACGGCCTGGCCGTCCAGCTGACGTCCTACGCGGGCGCGGTGCCCAGGTCCCGGGCCCAGGAGTGGGTGGACGAGGCCCTGGCGCGCGAACTCGGGCTGGACGGCACGAGGTCCGCATAG
- a CDS encoding glutamate dehydrogenase: MTTPLLSLTWTDHVTGRQGFLVVDRLVRGVASGGLRMRPGCTLDEVAGLARGMTMKEALHYDPAARYVPLGGAKGGIDCDPRDPEAYGLLVRYLRAVRPYVESFWTTGEDLGLSQDLVDRAIEETGLVSSIQAVYPLLDDEAAARRRLSDAFAVEVDGIGLDELAGGCGVAESALTALDAAGVPCAGTRVAVQGLGTMGGATARFLTRAGLTVVAVADIKGTIHNPAGLDVETLLAARDTYGTVDRSALRPADRELPGDAWLSLDAEVLVPAAVSYAIDTGNQERIRARWIVEAANMPVLPAAETLLAARGVTVLPDVVVNSGTNAWWWWTLFGDIGADADEAFAHIRRSMRALVEQLLARADADGTSPRAAAHALVADRLPVIAERFGRYR, from the coding sequence GTGACCACCCCCCTGCTGTCGCTCACCTGGACCGACCACGTCACCGGCCGCCAGGGCTTCCTGGTCGTCGACCGGCTGGTGCGGGGGGTCGCCAGCGGCGGCCTGCGGATGCGCCCCGGCTGCACACTGGACGAGGTCGCCGGCCTCGCCCGCGGCATGACCATGAAGGAAGCCCTGCACTACGACCCCGCGGCGCGGTACGTCCCGCTGGGCGGGGCGAAGGGCGGCATCGACTGCGACCCCCGGGACCCGGAGGCGTACGGCCTGCTCGTGCGCTATCTGCGGGCCGTGCGACCGTACGTCGAGAGCTTCTGGACGACCGGCGAGGATCTCGGCCTCAGCCAGGACCTGGTGGACCGGGCGATCGAGGAGACCGGCCTGGTCTCCTCGATCCAGGCGGTCTATCCGCTGCTCGACGACGAGGCCGCGGCCCGGCGGCGGCTCTCGGACGCGTTCGCGGTCGAGGTGGACGGCATCGGACTCGACGAGCTGGCGGGCGGCTGCGGAGTGGCCGAGTCCGCGCTGACGGCCCTGGACGCGGCCGGAGTGCCCTGTGCGGGCACGCGCGTGGCCGTGCAGGGTCTCGGCACCATGGGCGGGGCCACGGCCCGCTTCCTCACCCGCGCGGGGCTCACGGTCGTGGCCGTCGCCGACATCAAGGGCACGATCCACAACCCGGCGGGGCTCGACGTCGAGACGCTGCTGGCCGCACGGGACACCTACGGCACCGTGGACCGCTCCGCCCTTCGCCCCGCCGACCGCGAACTGCCCGGTGACGCCTGGCTGTCGCTCGACGCGGAGGTACTCGTGCCCGCGGCGGTCTCGTACGCGATCGACACCGGCAACCAGGAGCGGATCAGGGCCCGTTGGATCGTGGAGGCGGCCAACATGCCCGTCCTGCCCGCGGCGGAGACGCTGCTGGCCGCGCGCGGGGTGACCGTGCTGCCGGACGTCGTGGTCAACTCCGGGACGAACGCCTGGTGGTGGTGGACCCTGTTCGGCGACATCGGCGCGGACGCGGACGAGGCCTTCGCGCACATACGGCGTTCCATGCGCGCCCTGGTCGAGCAGTTGCTGGCGCGCGCCGACGCGGACGGCACCTCGCCGCGCGCCGCCGCGCACGCCCTGGTAGCGGACCGGTTGCCGGTGATCGCGGAGCGGTTCGGCCGGTACCGCTGA
- a CDS encoding MBL fold metallo-hydrolase: MTGFRSLSSGLRALQPAAFGADPSGERMARIRRSPHFKDGVFQNPGGTTRTRPDASAVELTKAFFDTDGRQQRAPEGRIPVHPTTLADLSRPPAAGLRLTWMGHSSVLAEIDGRRVLFDPVWGERCSPFPFAGPRRLHPVPLPLAALGPVDVVVISHDHYDHLDMPTIRQLAGTDTVFAVPLGVGAHLEHWGVSADRLHELDWHESTRVAGLTLTATPARHFCGRGLRNTQHTLWASWVVSGEEHRIYHSGDTGYFDGFKDIGAAFGPFDATMIQLGAYSEFWPDIHMTPEEAVRSHLDLQGGDAAEGVLLPIHWGTFNLAMHPWAEPAERTMLLAHKAGVAMASPRPGEPFEPGAAPVVDPWWRAVAKAPAGGWAAVPTAVGEPEVVVEH, encoded by the coding sequence GTGACCGGCTTCCGTTCCCTGAGCTCCGGGCTCCGCGCGCTGCAGCCCGCGGCCTTCGGTGCGGACCCGAGCGGCGAGCGCATGGCGCGTATCCGCAGATCCCCCCACTTCAAGGACGGCGTCTTCCAGAACCCCGGCGGAACCACCCGCACCCGTCCCGACGCGTCCGCGGTGGAGCTCACCAAGGCCTTCTTCGACACCGACGGCCGGCAGCAGCGGGCTCCCGAGGGGCGGATCCCGGTGCATCCCACCACGCTCGCCGACCTCTCCAGGCCCCCGGCCGCCGGCCTCCGGCTGACCTGGATGGGGCACTCCAGCGTTCTCGCCGAGATCGACGGGCGGCGGGTGCTCTTCGATCCGGTGTGGGGCGAGCGGTGCTCCCCGTTCCCCTTCGCCGGGCCCAGGCGGCTGCACCCCGTACCGCTGCCGCTCGCCGCGCTCGGACCGGTCGACGTGGTCGTCATCTCCCACGACCACTACGACCACCTGGACATGCCCACGATCAGGCAACTGGCCGGGACGGACACCGTCTTCGCCGTGCCGCTCGGAGTCGGGGCCCACCTCGAGCACTGGGGAGTGTCCGCGGACCGGCTGCACGAGCTGGACTGGCACGAGTCGACCCGGGTCGCCGGGCTGACGCTGACCGCGACCCCGGCGCGGCACTTCTGCGGGCGGGGCCTGCGGAACACCCAGCACACCCTGTGGGCGTCCTGGGTCGTCTCCGGCGAGGAGCACCGGATCTACCACAGCGGCGACACCGGGTACTTCGACGGGTTCAAGGACATCGGCGCGGCCTTCGGGCCCTTCGACGCCACGATGATCCAGCTCGGCGCCTACTCGGAATTCTGGCCTGACATCCACATGACGCCCGAGGAGGCCGTGCGGTCCCATCTGGATCTGCAGGGCGGGGACGCGGCGGAGGGGGTGCTGCTGCCGATCCACTGGGGCACGTTCAACCTCGCGATGCATCCCTGGGCGGAGCCCGCGGAGCGGACCATGCTGCTCGCGCACAAGGCGGGAGTCGCCATGGCGTCGCCGCGTCCGGGAGAGCCGTTCGAGCCGGGGGCGGCGCCGGTGGTCGATCCCTGGTGGCGGGCGGTGGCGAAGGCTCCGGCCGGGGGGTGGGCCGCGGTGCCGACGGCTGTGGGGGAACCGGAGGTCGTGGTCGAGCACTGA
- a CDS encoding ATP-binding protein has product MSHLRAPAARADRREGGRHGRPVARPAPSLPETHLRPQLVRLAVLPPVAVALSGCAAVLFTVRSTGAQPSLILWGVLAGAVSVTLAGILIAAVAADRAAKTVSDRVGALRRSSARREADLRALVEGLRRGEVPPGPGPRSGPPDGADDFELLAADLTRAHDGAVTAVVQAAQLSSQAGSEQKLEVFVNLARRLQSLVHREISILDELENEIEDPDLLKGLFHVDHLATRIRRHAENLAVLGGAVSRRQWSNPVSMTEVLRSAIAEVEQYSRVKLVPPIDGTLRGHAVADVIHLLAELVENATVFSAPHTQVLLRANLVTSGLAVEVEDRGLGMPVAEQHRMNALLSDPDQVNVASLLADGRIGLFVVSQLAKRHGIHVRLQTNIYGGVQAVLVVPQALLGTAPGAVGAQPPQAAVTSGAVGAAVSPQDPGQPRPGHEARHRGAPAEPRPGTDTQRREPPSTQPGLNGTAAPTAKSGEPVPQAARHVRNGRGPAPNGRGRAPGDGGGAPKGGGSLTGGAGSPTHGGGSVPGGGGSASLGGGAVSSGEQPASGGRGSVLGGESFVGGGSGVSGSGPGGGGQGPLVGESGAVSGGSGSPAGDKGTVADRSAGGGSGPNGGGARPVRPAPLPVRGARGERPTPAEAVPGIRPDDRRLVAEHVAAPPTPRIGTVRGTMGKPQLPRRRAQEHIAPQLRGGPAPRQDAEHLAFHDPGLMAAFQRGISLAEAQQHLEAEHGEPTTPLPLPSPRREAGHLDPTHTVSSAAMDPTAMPSPAAAREPMDPSHMDPAHMGPAHTDAATTGRPHTDTAHTGTDTTGTGSSAAAPLEPRRTPSPHPSASFDFDLTFRRGANHTDTAPTTDTAAIDATSMERPHISEAHGLDHDRTTPRHDGSAPAG; this is encoded by the coding sequence ATGTCTCACCTCCGCGCACCGGCCGCACGCGCAGACCGCCGTGAGGGCGGGCGGCACGGTCGCCCGGTCGCCCGCCCCGCCCCCTCGCTGCCCGAGACGCACCTACGGCCACAGCTTGTGCGGCTGGCCGTGCTCCCGCCGGTCGCGGTCGCCCTCAGCGGCTGCGCGGCCGTCCTGTTCACCGTCCGCTCCACCGGGGCGCAGCCCAGCCTCATCCTGTGGGGAGTCCTGGCCGGAGCGGTCTCGGTGACCCTCGCGGGCATCCTCATCGCCGCCGTGGCGGCCGACCGCGCCGCCAAGACCGTGAGCGACCGCGTCGGCGCACTGCGCCGCAGCAGCGCGCGCCGCGAGGCCGACCTGCGGGCCCTGGTCGAGGGGCTGCGCCGCGGCGAGGTGCCGCCGGGGCCCGGCCCGCGCAGCGGACCGCCCGACGGCGCCGACGACTTCGAGCTGCTCGCCGCCGACCTGACCCGGGCCCACGACGGGGCCGTCACCGCCGTCGTCCAGGCCGCCCAGCTCTCCAGCCAGGCCGGCAGCGAACAGAAACTGGAGGTCTTCGTCAACCTCGCGCGGCGGCTTCAGTCGCTGGTGCACCGCGAGATCTCGATCCTCGACGAGCTGGAGAACGAGATCGAGGACCCCGACCTGCTCAAGGGACTCTTCCACGTCGACCACCTCGCCACCCGGATCCGCCGGCACGCCGAGAACCTCGCCGTCCTCGGCGGTGCCGTCTCCCGTCGGCAGTGGAGCAACCCCGTCTCCATGACCGAGGTGCTGCGCTCCGCCATCGCCGAGGTCGAGCAGTACTCGCGCGTCAAACTCGTGCCGCCGATCGACGGCACGCTGCGCGGGCACGCCGTCGCCGACGTCATCCATCTGCTGGCCGAACTGGTCGAGAACGCCACGGTGTTCTCGGCCCCGCACACCCAAGTGCTGCTGCGCGCCAACCTCGTGACCTCCGGGCTGGCCGTCGAGGTGGAGGACCGCGGGCTCGGCATGCCGGTCGCCGAACAGCACCGGATGAACGCCCTGTTGTCGGACCCGGACCAGGTCAACGTCGCGAGCCTGCTGGCGGACGGGCGCATCGGGCTGTTCGTGGTCTCGCAGCTCGCGAAGCGGCACGGCATCCACGTGCGGCTCCAGACCAACATCTACGGCGGCGTCCAGGCCGTCCTCGTCGTGCCGCAGGCGCTGCTGGGTACGGCGCCGGGAGCGGTCGGTGCGCAGCCGCCGCAAGCCGCGGTGACGAGCGGCGCCGTGGGGGCCGCCGTATCGCCGCAGGACCCGGGGCAACCGCGGCCCGGGCACGAGGCACGGCACCGGGGAGCGCCCGCGGAGCCGCGCCCCGGGACCGACACGCAGCGGCGCGAGCCCCCGAGCACGCAGCCCGGTCTCAACGGCACCGCGGCGCCCACGGCGAAGAGCGGCGAGCCGGTACCGCAGGCCGCCCGGCACGTACGCAACGGCCGCGGGCCGGCACCGAACGGCAGGGGGCGCGCGCCGGGAGACGGCGGCGGTGCACCGAAAGGCGGCGGCTCCCTGACCGGCGGAGCCGGGTCGCCGACGCACGGGGGCGGGAGCGTTCCGGGCGGTGGCGGGTCTGCGTCGCTCGGTGGTGGTGCCGTGTCGAGCGGGGAGCAGCCTGCCTCCGGTGGCAGGGGTTCGGTGCTGGGCGGCGAGTCCTTCGTGGGCGGTGGCTCGGGGGTGTCCGGGAGCGGTCCTGGCGGAGGCGGGCAAGGGCCCCTCGTGGGCGAAAGCGGTGCCGTGTCCGGTGGGAGCGGGTCCCCGGCCGGTGACAAGGGCACGGTGGCCGACCGGTCGGCCGGTGGTGGAAGCGGGCCGAACGGCGGTGGGGCACGCCCCGTGCGTCCCGCGCCGCTGCCCGTGCGCGGGGCCCGCGGGGAGCGGCCCACCCCTGCCGAGGCCGTGCCCGGGATCAGGCCCGACGACCGGCGGCTGGTCGCCGAGCATGTGGCCGCGCCGCCCACCCCGCGCATCGGGACCGTGCGCGGCACCATGGGCAAGCCCCAACTGCCCCGGCGCCGCGCCCAGGAGCACATCGCACCCCAGCTGCGCGGCGGACCGGCGCCACGGCAGGACGCCGAGCACCTCGCCTTCCACGACCCGGGACTCATGGCCGCCTTCCAGCGCGGGATCAGTCTCGCCGAGGCCCAGCAGCACCTGGAGGCGGAGCACGGTGAACCGACCACGCCGTTGCCGTTGCCGTCACCGCGCAGGGAGGCCGGCCACCTGGACCCGACACACACGGTGTCGTCCGCAGCCATGGACCCCACTGCCATGCCCTCCCCGGCTGCGGCCCGCGAACCCATGGACCCGTCCCATATGGACCCCGCCCATATGGGCCCCGCCCACACGGACGCGGCGACCACGGGCCGCCCGCACACGGACACCGCCCATACCGGCACGGACACCACCGGCACCGGATCGTCGGCAGCCGCACCGCTGGAGCCCCGCCGCACCCCGTCCCCCCACCCGTCCGCCTCCTTCGACTTCGACCTCACCTTCCGACGCGGCGCGAACCACACGGACACCGCACCCACGACCGACACCGCCGCCATTGACGCAACCTCCATGGAGCGGCCCCACATATCCGAGGCGCACGGCCTCGATCACGACCGCACCACCCCCCGGCACGACGGGAGCGCACCCGCCGGATGA
- a CDS encoding roadblock/LC7 domain-containing protein — MASEAPTGHVSDLDWLMSGLVQRVPHTSSAVLLSCDGLVKSVHGLDGDSADHMAALASGLYSLGRSAGVRFGDGGDVRQVVVELDSTLLFVTTAGSGTCLAVLAGREADAAVLGYEMAMLVKSVRPYLVTAPRQHAVESPAMRP; from the coding sequence ATGGCGAGCGAAGCGCCGACCGGCCATGTATCCGACCTCGACTGGCTGATGAGCGGCCTCGTGCAGCGCGTGCCGCACACCAGCAGCGCGGTCCTGCTGTCCTGCGACGGCCTCGTGAAGTCGGTTCACGGCCTCGACGGGGACAGTGCCGACCACATGGCGGCCCTGGCCTCCGGCCTCTACTCCCTCGGCCGCAGCGCGGGCGTCCGCTTCGGCGACGGCGGAGACGTCCGCCAGGTCGTCGTCGAACTCGACTCGACGCTGCTGTTCGTGACCACCGCGGGCTCCGGCACCTGTCTCGCCGTACTGGCGGGGCGCGAGGCCGACGCCGCCGTCCTCGGCTACGAGATGGCGATGCTCGTCAAGAGCGTCCGCCCCTACCTCGTGACCGCGCCCCGGCAGCACGCCGTCGAATCCCCGGCGATGAGGCCTTGA
- a CDS encoding DUF742 domain-containing protein, with amino-acid sequence MAAAGDGPWLDDAAGRLVRPFTVSNGRTRPSITFDLLSHVMATGATPIGYLGPEHAQALDLCRAPVSVAEVAAHLKLPAVVTKVLLSDLVDCGALTTKPPEFTHNPTDRALLEAVLDGLRRQL; translated from the coding sequence GTGGCGGCGGCCGGCGACGGGCCCTGGCTCGACGACGCGGCCGGGCGGCTGGTGCGGCCCTTCACGGTCAGCAACGGCCGCACCCGGCCGTCCATCACGTTCGACCTCCTGTCGCACGTGATGGCCACCGGTGCCACCCCCATCGGCTACCTCGGCCCCGAGCACGCGCAGGCACTCGACCTGTGCCGCGCGCCCGTCTCGGTCGCCGAGGTGGCCGCCCATCTCAAGCTGCCGGCGGTGGTCACCAAGGTGCTGCTGTCCGACCTGGTGGACTGCGGGGCACTGACCACCAAGCCCCCCGAGTTCACCCACAACCCGACTGACCGGGCTCTTCTGGAGGCAGTGCTCGATGGACTACGACGACAACTCTGA
- a CDS encoding ATP/GTP-binding protein: MDYDDNSDPFPTALKILVAGGFGVGKTTFVGAVSEIAPLSTEELLTTVSAATDSLDGIENKVETTVAMDFGRITLDPEHVLYLFGTPGQERFWFMWDELSEGALGAVILADTRRLEDCFAAVDFFEQRGLGFIVAINEFDGGYRYDPEEVRAAIDLPPEIPIVRCDARISSSGVQTLLTLVRHLIAHSPAPAPSHGAHM, translated from the coding sequence ATGGACTACGACGACAACTCTGACCCGTTCCCCACCGCACTCAAGATCCTTGTGGCGGGCGGGTTCGGAGTCGGCAAGACAACCTTCGTGGGAGCGGTCAGTGAGATCGCCCCCCTCAGCACGGAGGAACTGCTCACCACGGTCAGCGCCGCGACCGACAGCCTCGACGGCATCGAGAACAAGGTCGAGACGACGGTGGCCATGGACTTCGGCCGCATCACCCTCGATCCGGAACACGTCCTCTATCTGTTCGGCACGCCGGGGCAGGAGCGCTTCTGGTTCATGTGGGACGAGCTCTCCGAGGGCGCGCTCGGGGCGGTGATCCTCGCCGACACCCGCCGCCTCGAGGACTGCTTCGCGGCCGTGGACTTCTTCGAGCAGCGCGGCCTCGGATTCATCGTCGCGATCAACGAGTTCGACGGGGGGTACCGCTACGACCCCGAGGAGGTCCGCGCCGCCATCGACCTCCCTCCGGAGATCCCGATCGTGCGCTGCGACGCCCGGATCTCCAGTTCCGGTGTGCAGACCCTGCTCACCCTTGTACGGCATCTCATCGCCCACAGCCCGGCGCCCGCGCCGAGCCACGGCGCCCACATGTGA
- a CDS encoding GAF domain-containing protein, with translation MSYDPPRPAGRLLLTPEDKEAPARARRLGLLGLGEHPEPALDAFAERLAERTRAPYAMVNFLGENGQFFAGLRIPAARPPADGEEAKPEVGRYMARDHGFCPHVVVRRKALVLEDVRDYPRFAGNPVVDEYGIRSYLGAPLLDSTGMVLGTVCVVDVEPRSWGKSGLETIKSSAAELVARLERREADGLPVL, from the coding sequence ATGAGCTACGACCCACCACGCCCGGCCGGTCGTCTGCTGCTCACCCCGGAGGACAAGGAGGCTCCGGCCCGGGCGAGACGGCTCGGACTGCTGGGCCTCGGGGAGCATCCGGAGCCCGCGCTGGACGCCTTCGCCGAGCGGCTGGCCGAGCGCACGAGGGCGCCGTACGCCATGGTCAACTTCCTCGGCGAGAACGGGCAGTTCTTCGCCGGACTCAGGATCCCCGCGGCCCGGCCCCCGGCGGACGGCGAGGAGGCCAAGCCGGAAGTGGGCCGCTATATGGCGCGCGACCATGGCTTCTGCCCCCATGTGGTCGTCCGCCGCAAGGCGCTGGTCCTGGAGGATGTGCGCGACTACCCGCGCTTCGCGGGCAACCCGGTGGTCGACGAGTACGGCATCCGCTCCTATCTGGGCGCACCGCTCCTCGACTCCACAGGGATGGTGCTGGGCACGGTGTGCGTGGTGGACGTGGAGCCCCGGAGCTGGGGGAAGTCCGGTCTGGAGACCATCAAGTCGTCGGCGGCGGAACTCGTCGCGCGTCTGGAGCGACGGGAGGCCGACGGGCTCCCGGTGCTGTGA
- a CDS encoding TetR/AcrR family transcriptional regulator has translation MGRTSDAREKILGAARSLIERRGYSALGVAEICKAAGVPKGSFYYFFESKEALALAVVDEHWAAQRQDWESALGGDAVPLERLRGLFEQTEAGQRAVQEGCGTVSGCLLGNLALELSNHAEPVRGRLQEIFDAQVDMVEAVVAEARDRGDVTAADPREAARAVVAQLEGQVMFAKLYNSPRRLTPLWDNCRALLGAGAA, from the coding sequence GTGGGACGCACCAGTGACGCCAGGGAGAAGATTCTCGGTGCCGCACGCTCGCTCATCGAGCGGCGCGGCTACTCGGCGCTGGGCGTGGCCGAGATCTGCAAGGCGGCCGGGGTGCCGAAGGGCAGCTTCTACTACTTCTTCGAGTCCAAGGAGGCCCTCGCACTCGCCGTCGTCGACGAGCACTGGGCGGCCCAACGACAGGACTGGGAGAGCGCGTTGGGCGGGGACGCGGTCCCACTGGAGCGACTGCGCGGGCTTTTCGAGCAGACCGAGGCCGGCCAGCGCGCCGTCCAGGAAGGCTGCGGCACGGTCTCGGGCTGTCTGCTCGGGAACCTCGCTCTGGAGCTGAGCAATCATGCCGAGCCCGTGCGCGGACGGCTCCAGGAGATCTTCGACGCGCAGGTCGACATGGTCGAGGCGGTCGTCGCCGAGGCCCGGGACCGCGGCGACGTCACCGCGGCCGACCCGCGGGAGGCGGCGCGGGCGGTGGTGGCCCAGCTGGAGGGCCAGGTGATGTTCGCCAAGCTCTACAACAGCCCCCGGCGCCTGACCCCCCTGTGGGACAACTGCCGTGCCCTGCTCGGTGCAGGCGCCGCCTAG
- a CDS encoding GPP34 family phosphoprotein: protein MTTARDLAIVALDVAADKPVEQGDLSLALAAAEVLDLLDARALDLDGDRILPLAPSPTGDRLLDEAAEALVRREPYESVEDWLWRRGRGLSAAYVDDLERIGLTTRTRGRRIPLRTGRTELVDSAARRQAQERRAAGDPVLTALASAAGIGDAPAGELTDEAVTVLAAVGDAVMELEAVRQRKVIEDAAFDNVWRGY, encoded by the coding sequence ATGACCACCGCACGGGACCTCGCGATCGTCGCCCTTGACGTGGCCGCCGACAAGCCGGTGGAACAGGGCGATCTCTCGCTCGCGCTCGCGGCGGCCGAGGTGCTCGACCTCCTCGACGCCCGCGCCCTCGACCTGGACGGCGACCGCATCCTGCCCCTGGCCCCCTCCCCCACCGGTGACCGTCTGCTGGACGAGGCCGCCGAGGCTCTCGTACGACGGGAACCGTACGAGTCGGTCGAGGACTGGCTGTGGCGCCGGGGCCGCGGGCTGTCCGCGGCCTACGTCGACGACCTGGAGCGGATCGGGCTGACCACCCGCACGCGGGGCCGCCGGATCCCGCTGCGGACCGGGCGCACGGAGCTGGTCGACTCGGCGGCCAGGCGGCAGGCGCAGGAGCGCCGGGCGGCCGGCGACCCCGTCCTCACGGCCCTGGCGTCCGCCGCCGGGATCGGCGACGCACCGGCCGGCGAGCTCACCGACGAGGCGGTCACCGTCCTGGCCGCCGTCGGGGACGCGGTCATGGAGCTGGAGGCCGTGCGTCAGCGGAAGGTCATCGAGGACGCCGCCTTCGACAACGTCTGGCGCGGTTACTAG